One part of the Bdellovibrio sp. KM01 genome encodes these proteins:
- a CDS encoding helix-turn-helix domain-containing protein, which produces METLATRLKRMRTQKEMSAQQIADQAGIPVTTYREWENGRQILGEPYEKLSKALDVSLFELMTGRKPKNADLFLKLEEVEKTLSELRSQLGNLLT; this is translated from the coding sequence ATGGAAACGTTAGCAACCCGCTTAAAAAGAATGCGCACCCAAAAAGAAATGTCAGCACAACAAATCGCTGACCAGGCAGGCATCCCCGTGACCACCTACCGTGAGTGGGAAAATGGCCGTCAAATCCTGGGTGAACCCTATGAAAAGCTCTCAAAAGCGTTAGACGTTTCCCTGTTTGAACTGATGACGGGCCGTAAGCCAAAGAACGCAGATCTTTTCCTGAAGCTTGAAGAAGTTGAAAAGACTTTGTCTGAACTCCGCTCTCAACTTGGCAACTTGTTAACTTAA
- a CDS encoding radical SAM/SPASM domain-containing protein, giving the protein MNIEISNICNLQCSFCPPVEREKKMMSVEVFESVITQVAPLTDQVTLHLMGDPLVHPKLAEFLDICEAHKVPVFLVTNGVLMNAVKEELLLRPILRQVNFSLHSFHDNYGDKDPTIYLGKIFKYTRRAMEERPELYINYRLWNLDDPMGTGQQNRSMLDRVCTEFGFAFNQDIDVRRNKSVRIQNRLHLHFDTEFTWPSIDLPILGARGTCYGLSSHFGVLADGTVVPCCLDKEGKIPLGNVKEASIESILGSERSVKILKGFKDNKLVENLCQRCQYITRFQ; this is encoded by the coding sequence GTGAATATCGAGATCAGCAACATCTGCAATCTGCAGTGTAGCTTCTGTCCGCCTGTGGAGCGCGAAAAGAAAATGATGAGCGTGGAGGTCTTTGAATCCGTCATCACGCAAGTCGCCCCCCTGACCGATCAGGTGACTTTGCATTTGATGGGCGATCCTTTGGTTCACCCGAAGTTGGCGGAGTTTCTGGATATATGCGAAGCCCACAAGGTTCCCGTATTCCTGGTGACCAACGGTGTTCTGATGAATGCCGTCAAAGAAGAGCTCCTGCTGCGCCCGATCCTGCGCCAGGTGAATTTCTCTCTGCATAGCTTTCACGATAACTATGGCGATAAAGACCCAACTATTTATCTTGGAAAGATCTTTAAATACACTCGCCGCGCGATGGAAGAGCGCCCGGAGCTTTATATCAACTACCGCCTGTGGAATTTGGACGACCCAATGGGTACTGGCCAGCAAAATCGCTCGATGCTGGATCGTGTTTGCACAGAATTTGGCTTTGCCTTCAACCAAGACATCGACGTGCGCCGAAATAAAAGCGTGCGCATCCAAAATCGCCTGCATTTACATTTTGATACCGAGTTCACGTGGCCTTCCATAGATTTACCGATCCTGGGCGCCCGTGGCACCTGCTATGGCCTCTCCAGCCACTTTGGCGTGCTTGCCGATGGCACCGTCGTCCCCTGCTGCCTGGACAAAGAAGGCAAGATCCCTTTAGGCAATGTTAAAGAAGCCAGCATCGAATCAATCCTGGGCTCCGAGCGTTCCGTAAAAATCCTTAAAGGCTTTAAAGACAATAAACTCGTCGAAAACCTCTGCCAACGCTGCCAATACATCACCCGCTTCCAATAG
- a CDS encoding PadR family transcriptional regulator, translating to MNVQFKKGVIELLVLSLLNRKDRYGYELVEAISESIEIAEGTIYPLLKRMTDEGYFKTYLQESAEGPPRKYYQMTTKGRTYFDELRKEWREFSKSVEKILGE from the coding sequence ATGAATGTTCAATTTAAAAAAGGCGTGATCGAGCTTTTGGTTTTGTCGCTGCTGAATCGCAAAGACCGCTACGGGTATGAGTTGGTCGAAGCGATTTCGGAAAGCATCGAGATTGCCGAGGGGACGATCTATCCCTTGTTAAAAAGAATGACCGATGAAGGTTATTTCAAAACCTATCTGCAGGAATCGGCAGAGGGGCCTCCGCGCAAATACTATCAAATGACGACGAAGGGTCGAACGTATTTCGACGAGCTTCGCAAGGAATGGCGCGAGTTTTCAAAAAGTGTTGAAAAGATTTTGGGAGAATAA
- a CDS encoding DUF1700 domain-containing protein produces MTKAEFFEQLNEGLKKVRKDERADILAEYEEHFHHALAKGKTEDQICKDLGSVDQIIKDYRIEKVLADQVTGETGHAKSIMRAALILMALAPLNFLVFIGPFLVTMCLLVAFWSVGGSLFLVGAAMFFTLLVKIFSSLLVPVLMIGCVGIASLGIFFMLLLLPITQLAGAMTFRYLKWNLDFARGH; encoded by the coding sequence ATGACGAAGGCAGAGTTTTTCGAACAACTAAATGAAGGTTTGAAGAAAGTAAGAAAAGACGAACGCGCTGATATTTTGGCGGAGTACGAAGAACATTTTCATCATGCTTTGGCGAAAGGTAAAACGGAAGACCAAATCTGCAAGGATTTGGGATCTGTTGATCAAATCATCAAAGACTACCGCATTGAAAAAGTTTTGGCTGATCAAGTGACGGGCGAAACGGGTCACGCGAAATCCATTATGCGTGCGGCGCTTATTTTGATGGCATTGGCTCCGTTGAACTTCCTGGTTTTCATTGGACCTTTCCTGGTGACAATGTGTTTATTGGTGGCCTTTTGGTCTGTTGGTGGCTCGCTGTTTTTAGTGGGCGCGGCGATGTTCTTTACTCTTTTGGTGAAGATTTTCTCAAGCTTGCTGGTGCCCGTTTTGATGATTGGTTGTGTGGGAATCGCATCTTTGGGGATTTTCTTTATGTTGCTGCTTTTGCCGATCACACAATTGGCGGGTGCGATGACTTTCAGATATTTGAAATGGAATCTTGATTTTGCGAGAGGTCACTAA
- the lpdA gene encoding dihydrolipoyl dehydrogenase, with translation MSDNQFDLIVIGSGPGGYVGAIRAAQLGLKTAVIEKDKTYGGTCLNVGCIPSKALLESSEHYVAAQHDFAAHGIKVPKVELDLGTMIARKDKVVKANTDGINFLFKKNKITGINGFGKILGAGKVEVKTDDGNTQVLTTKAILIASGSVPVELPFLKYDEKRIVSNTGALILPQVPKTMIVVGGGVIGLELGSVWQRLGAEVTVIEYTNRLGGATDQDCMNVLKRNLEKEGMKFLLSTKVTGSNVVADGVEVTYESLTDGKATTAKAEVVLVATGRKPFTTGLGLEETGIQKDPQGRIIVDAHYQTSVAGVYAIGDVIAGPMLAHKAEEEGVAVAEMLAGGAGHVNYNTVPGVIYTHPEVATVGINEEQAKEKGIEINVGKFPFLANGRARAKGFTEGFVKIIADKATDKLLGAHMVGPGVSELIHEVIVCMEFGGSSEDLARSFHAHPTLSEVVREAALAVEKRARQM, from the coding sequence ATGTCAGACAATCAATTTGATCTTATTGTTATTGGTTCCGGTCCCGGTGGTTATGTTGGCGCAATTCGCGCAGCTCAATTGGGATTGAAAACCGCAGTTATTGAAAAAGACAAAACTTACGGCGGCACTTGCTTAAACGTGGGTTGCATCCCTTCTAAAGCTCTTTTGGAAAGTTCTGAACACTACGTAGCGGCTCAACATGATTTCGCTGCTCACGGTATCAAAGTTCCTAAAGTTGAATTGGACTTGGGTACAATGATCGCTCGTAAAGACAAAGTCGTTAAAGCCAACACTGATGGCATTAACTTCCTATTTAAGAAAAATAAAATCACTGGAATCAATGGCTTCGGGAAAATCCTGGGAGCTGGCAAAGTAGAAGTGAAAACAGACGACGGCAACACACAAGTGTTAACGACGAAAGCCATCTTGATTGCTTCGGGTTCCGTTCCAGTTGAATTGCCATTCCTAAAGTACGACGAAAAAAGAATCGTTTCCAACACAGGTGCCTTGATCCTGCCACAAGTTCCTAAAACGATGATCGTTGTAGGTGGCGGTGTGATCGGTCTTGAGTTGGGCTCTGTATGGCAGCGCCTGGGGGCTGAAGTGACAGTGATCGAGTACACAAACCGCCTGGGCGGCGCTACAGATCAAGACTGCATGAACGTTCTTAAACGTAACTTGGAAAAAGAAGGCATGAAGTTCCTTCTTTCGACGAAAGTAACTGGCTCTAACGTCGTTGCTGACGGCGTTGAAGTGACTTACGAATCTTTGACTGATGGTAAAGCAACAACTGCGAAAGCCGAAGTTGTACTGGTAGCGACAGGTCGCAAACCATTCACAACGGGCTTGGGCCTTGAAGAAACTGGCATCCAAAAAGATCCGCAAGGTCGCATCATCGTCGATGCTCATTACCAAACGTCAGTTGCTGGGGTATACGCGATCGGTGACGTTATCGCCGGCCCCATGCTTGCGCACAAAGCGGAAGAAGAAGGTGTCGCCGTTGCAGAAATGCTGGCTGGAGGCGCAGGTCACGTGAACTACAACACAGTTCCAGGCGTGATTTACACTCACCCAGAAGTGGCGACTGTAGGTATCAACGAAGAGCAAGCTAAAGAAAAAGGTATCGAAATCAACGTGGGTAAATTCCCATTCCTGGCAAACGGCCGTGCCCGCGCGAAAGGCTTCACTGAAGGTTTCGTAAAAATCATCGCGGATAAGGCCACAGATAAGCTTTTGGGCGCTCACATGGTGGGTCCTGGCGTTTCTGAGCTGATCCACGAAGTGATCGTGTGCATGGAGTTCGGTGGCAGCAGTGAAGATCTTGCAAGATCCTTCCACGCCCACCCTACTTTGTCAGAAGTTGTGCGCGAAGCCGCCCTTGCGGTTGAAAAACGCGCCCGTCAGATGTAA